In Epinephelus lanceolatus isolate andai-2023 chromosome 16, ASM4190304v1, whole genome shotgun sequence, one DNA window encodes the following:
- the LOC117263551 gene encoding major histocompatibility complex class I-related protein 1-like: MKTILLFLLLCHVSSSVKHSLKFFFTASSGVPNFPQLVGAAVVDDILAGYCDTNIKVVEPKQDWVKSAFENNPQHLEWYTQRCLENLPHAYKARMDSLKQRFNQSGDIHIFQMMSGCEWDDETGEINGFMQYGYDGEDFISLDLKTLTWIAPKPQAVVTKLRWNADKVRLKHHENYFAYICPEWLKVYVAFGKSSLLRKDLPSVSLLQKSPSSPVSCHATGFYPDRAMMFWRKDGEEIHEDVELGEILPNHDGSFQMSVDLNLSSVPPEDWRRYDCVFHLSGVKDHIVTTLDKAVIRTNMEKPSDITVPITAAVVVLVLVAATGFIVYKKRKAKLPPSPPDSSSELSEELNPET; the protein is encoded by the exons atgaaaacaatacttttgtttcttcttttgtgTCACGTGTCGTCATCAG TAAAACACTCCCTGAAGTTTTTCTTCACTGCATCTTCTGGAGTCCCAAACTTCCCACAgcttgtgggtgctgcagtggtTGATGACATTCTAGCTGGTTATTGCGACACCAATATAAAGGTCGTAGAACCAAAACAGGACTGGGTGAAATCAGCATTTGAAAACAATCCGCAGCATTTGGAGTGGTACACTCAACGCTGTCTTGAGAACCTGCCACATGCCTACAAAGCCAGGATGGACAGCTTGAAGCAGCGCTTCAACCAAAGTGGAG ATATCCACATTTTCCAGATGATGAGTGGCTGTGAGTGGGATGATGAAACTGGAGAGATTAATGGTTTTATGCAGTATGGTTATGATGGAGAAGACTTCATATCATTGGACCTGAAGACACTGACATGGATCGCTCCAAAACCCCAAGCTGTCGTCACCAAACTGAGATGGAATGCTGACAAAGTCAGACTAAAACACCATGAGAACTACTTCGCATACATTTGTCCTGAGTGGCTGAAGGTTTATGTGGCCTTTGGAAAGAGCTCTCTGCTGAGAAAAG ACCTTCCCTCAGTGTCTCTCCTCCAGaagtctccctcctctccagtcAGCTGCCACGCTACAGGTTTCTACCCTGACAGAGCCATGATGTTctggaggaaagatggagaggagaTTCATGAGGACGTGGAGCTCGGAGAGATCCTCCCCAACCACGATGGATCCTTCCAGATGAGTGTTGACCTGAACCTTTCATCAGTCCCACCTGAAGACTGGAGGAGGTACGACTGTGTGTTTCATCTCTCTGGTGTGAAGGACCACATCGTCACCACACTGGACAAAGCAGTGATCAGGACCAACATGG AGAAGCCCAGTGACATCACCGTCCCCATCACTGCAGCAGTGGTTGTTCTCGTCCTCGTCGCTGCCACTGGATTCATTGTTTACAAAAAGAGGAAAG